The sequence GTTCGGCCGCGACGGACTGCGTGCCGCCATCACTCTAGGGAAGCGCGACACACAATGACCTGGGTCATCCTTACCGGCCGGCAGAGCGATCTCGACCAGGTGGCGACACCACACAAGATCATCACCAATCGCGACTATCTCGCGCATCCGTCGCTGTTTCGCGGCCAGCGGCCTAAGGTCATCAACCTGTCGAACAATTACGGCTACCAGAGCCGTGGCTACTATGCCTCGCTGCTGGCGAGTTCACGCGGCCACAAGGTCATTCCGACGGTCGAGACGATGATCGACCTGTCCGAACGCAAGCTCTACGAACATGCGCTGCCGGAACTGGAGCTGGCACTCAACAAATGCCGCAAGGATCTCGGCGGTGTCTTTCCTGCCAAGGTGTGCATCTTCTTTGGCATCGGCCCCTCCAAGGTCTGGGACCGCTTCGCCAAGCTGTTGTTCGACTGGTTCCGGGCGCCGGCGCTCGAGGTCCACATCAAGGACAGCGCGGAATGGGCTTCAATCCGCAAGATCGGTTTCCATCCGCTGGCGCGCATGACCGAGGACGAGGAAAAAAGCTTCATCCAGTGCCTGGAGACCTACACCAACCGTGAATGGCGCGACACCAAGGGGCGCACGCCGGCGCGCTACACCTTCGCCACGCTGGTCGATCCGCACGAGGAACTGCCGCCGTCGGAAATCTCCTCGCTGCGCTACTGGGCCAAGATCGCCGAAAAGATGGGCGTCGAAATCGAGCCCATCACCAGGAAGGACCTCGCCAAGCTCGCGAACTACGATGCGCTGTTCATCCGCGAGACCACCTCGATCTCCAACCATACCTATCGTTTCGCCCGCCGCGCCCAACAGGAAGGCATGCCCGTCATCGACGATCCGCTGTCGATGATCCGCTGCACCAACAAGGTCTATCTCAACGAGCTGATGGCCTACAACAAGGTGCCGGTGCCGCCGACCGTGATGATCGCCGGCACCTCCGACTTCGAACTGGCCGCGCAGACGCTGGGCTTTCCGCTGGTGCTGAAGATCCCGGATTCGTCCTTCTCGCGCGGCGTCAAGAAATGCGAGAATATAGAGGAACTGACACGGCTCGCGACCGAGTGGCTGGAGGATTCCGACCTTCTCATCGCGCAGAAATTCATCCCGACCGAATATGACTGGCGCGTCGGCGTGCTCGGCGGCCAGCCGCTGTTTGCCGTGCACTACCTGATGGCCAAGAAGCATTGGCAGATCGTCAACCACAAGGCCAATGGCAAGCCCGACCAAGGTGGCATCAAGACCTTCACGCTGAAGGAGACGCCGGCCCATGTCGTCGAGACGGCGGTCAAGGCGGCGCGCTGCATCGGCGACGGCCTCTACGGCGTCGACCTCAAGGAGACCAAGGACGGCGTCTTCGTCATCGAGGTCAACGACAACCCAAATCTCGACCATGGCTGGGAGGATTCCGGCGAGAAGGACGAGGTCTGGGTGCGGCTGACGCAGTGGTTCCTGGAGCGCCTCGACCGGCCGGGGCGGTAACGGTTCAACTCTATCTCTTTGTTTTAAAGCAATTCCGGACGGAAAACCGCTTCACGC comes from Mesorhizobium japonicum MAFF 303099 and encodes:
- a CDS encoding RimK family alpha-L-glutamate ligase, which translates into the protein MTWVILTGRQSDLDQVATPHKIITNRDYLAHPSLFRGQRPKVINLSNNYGYQSRGYYASLLASSRGHKVIPTVETMIDLSERKLYEHALPELELALNKCRKDLGGVFPAKVCIFFGIGPSKVWDRFAKLLFDWFRAPALEVHIKDSAEWASIRKIGFHPLARMTEDEEKSFIQCLETYTNREWRDTKGRTPARYTFATLVDPHEELPPSEISSLRYWAKIAEKMGVEIEPITRKDLAKLANYDALFIRETTSISNHTYRFARRAQQEGMPVIDDPLSMIRCTNKVYLNELMAYNKVPVPPTVMIAGTSDFELAAQTLGFPLVLKIPDSSFSRGVKKCENIEELTRLATEWLEDSDLLIAQKFIPTEYDWRVGVLGGQPLFAVHYLMAKKHWQIVNHKANGKPDQGGIKTFTLKETPAHVVETAVKAARCIGDGLYGVDLKETKDGVFVIEVNDNPNLDHGWEDSGEKDEVWVRLTQWFLERLDRPGR